The Microbacterium paraoxydans genome includes a window with the following:
- the hpaD gene encoding 3,4-dihydroxyphenylacetate 2,3-dioxygenase — protein MTDKTAKTLTSSGYYVSQEAPIQSDNPVATPKSTPPDILRCAYMELVVTDLAASRQFYVDILGLYVTEEDDEAIYLRSTEEFIHHNLVLRQGPIAAVAAFSYRVRAAEDLDRAVEFYTELGCDVRRQENGFVKGIGDSVRVVDPLGFPYEFFYATEHVERLSWRYDLHTPGELVRLDHFNQVTPDVPRAVRHYQDLGFRVTEDIQDDEGTVYAAWMRRKPTVHDTAATGGDGPRMHHVAFATHEKHNILAICDKLGALRRSDAIERGPGRHGVSNAFYLYLRDPDGHRVEIYTQDYYTGDPDNPVVTWDVHDNQRRDWWGTPVVPSWYTDASLVLDLDGNPQPVVARTDSSEMAVTIGADGFSYTRADEGETSMPEYKQGEYKLGHQL, from the coding sequence ATGACCGACAAGACCGCCAAGACCCTCACCTCCTCCGGCTACTACGTGAGCCAGGAGGCCCCGATCCAGAGCGACAACCCCGTCGCGACGCCGAAGAGCACGCCGCCGGACATCCTGCGCTGCGCGTACATGGAGCTCGTCGTGACCGACCTGGCCGCCTCGCGGCAGTTCTACGTCGACATCCTGGGCCTGTACGTGACCGAGGAGGACGACGAGGCGATCTACCTGCGCTCGACCGAGGAGTTCATCCACCACAACCTCGTCCTGCGTCAGGGGCCCATCGCCGCGGTCGCCGCGTTCTCGTACCGGGTGCGCGCCGCGGAGGACCTCGACCGCGCCGTGGAGTTCTACACCGAGCTCGGCTGCGACGTCCGTCGTCAGGAGAACGGCTTCGTGAAGGGCATCGGCGACTCCGTGCGCGTCGTCGACCCGCTCGGCTTCCCGTACGAGTTCTTCTACGCCACCGAGCACGTGGAGCGCCTGTCCTGGCGGTACGACCTGCACACCCCCGGCGAGCTCGTGCGCCTCGACCACTTCAACCAGGTCACCCCCGACGTGCCGCGCGCGGTGCGCCACTACCAGGACCTCGGCTTCCGCGTGACGGAGGACATCCAGGACGACGAGGGCACCGTGTACGCCGCGTGGATGCGCCGCAAGCCCACCGTGCACGACACCGCGGCGACGGGCGGCGACGGTCCGCGCATGCACCACGTCGCCTTCGCGACGCACGAGAAGCACAACATCCTCGCGATCTGCGACAAGCTCGGGGCGCTGCGCCGCTCCGACGCCATCGAGCGCGGCCCCGGCCGGCACGGCGTCTCCAACGCGTTCTACCTCTACCTGCGCGACCCGGACGGCCACCGCGTCGAGATCTACACGCAGGACTACTACACCGGCGACCCGGACAACCCGGTCGTCACCTGGGACGTGCACGACAACCAGCGCCGCGACTGGTGGGGCACCCCGGTGGTGCCCTCCTGGTACACCGACGCCTCGCTCGTGCTCGACCTCGACGGCAACCCGCAGCCCGTCGTCGCCCGCACGGACTCCAGCGAGATGGCCGTGACGATCGGCGCCGACGGCTTCTCCTACACCCGCGCGGACGAGGGCGAGACCTCGATGCCCGAGTACAAGCAGGGCGAGTACAAGCTCGGCCACCAGCTCTAG
- a CDS encoding HpcH/HpaI aldolase family protein, translating to MPLRLDPSFRAQLAASDRPFVGMWVCSGSPLLAEVAAGSGLDWLLIDMEHSANTLESVLTQLQAVAAYPVTPLVRVPFNDAVAIKQVLDLGAQNLIVPMVSSADEARAAVAATRYPPEGVRGVGSALARSARWNRVDRYLQESAQHVSLTVQIETVAGVEAAADIAAVDGVDAVFVGPSDLSASMGLLGQQTHPDVVAAVESVFAAVRAAGKPVGVNAFDPSAADAYLAAGADFVAVGADVALLARASEALAARFLPRSDASGRPSY from the coding sequence ATGCCGCTTCGTCTAGACCCGTCCTTCCGCGCGCAGCTCGCCGCGTCCGATCGTCCCTTCGTGGGGATGTGGGTGTGCTCCGGCAGCCCGCTGCTCGCCGAGGTCGCCGCGGGCTCCGGGCTGGACTGGCTGCTCATCGACATGGAGCACTCGGCGAACACGCTCGAGTCCGTGCTGACCCAGCTCCAGGCGGTCGCAGCCTATCCGGTGACCCCGCTCGTCCGGGTGCCCTTCAACGATGCGGTCGCGATCAAGCAGGTGCTCGACCTCGGTGCGCAGAACCTCATCGTGCCGATGGTGTCGTCCGCCGACGAGGCGAGGGCCGCCGTGGCCGCGACCCGTTATCCCCCCGAGGGCGTCCGCGGCGTCGGCAGCGCCCTCGCCCGCAGCGCCCGCTGGAACCGCGTCGACCGCTACCTGCAGGAGTCGGCGCAGCACGTGTCGCTGACGGTGCAGATCGAGACGGTCGCCGGGGTCGAGGCCGCCGCCGACATCGCCGCGGTCGACGGGGTGGACGCGGTGTTCGTCGGCCCCTCCGACCTGTCCGCGTCGATGGGCCTGCTCGGACAGCAGACACATCCGGACGTGGTCGCCGCCGTGGAGTCGGTGTTCGCCGCAGTGCGTGCCGCCGGGAAGCCCGTGGGGGTGAACGCGTTCGACCCCTCCGCCGCCGACGCGTATCTCGCGGCGGGTGCGGACTTCGTGGCCGTGGGCGCCGATGTCGCCCTCCTCGCCCGTGCCTCCGAGGCCCTCGCCGCCCGCTTCCTCCCCCGCTCCGACGCCTCCGGCCGCCCCAGCTACTGA
- a CDS encoding DUF6882 domain-containing protein — protein MTFPPLQPLADRAALFTALRQDALSAAADALGEHRWDADLAAGTLTFTANDDPTRQLVTRAHLIATIAPGPRSLLWAWAHPQGDPQGVAAQLRAYGEQHGIAELTAPEVPFPADASGDAEWIARAAHTIGGVAVELTGRSPYYSAPVDGGTRAVFLLDAPLAPLTVADTVVALPRTLAQTPLPDARTAVWDLARLAGWTLTWTDESFSGATVTDASGTATIRFDEQARISGVESSLHGQG, from the coding sequence ATGACCTTCCCCCCGCTGCAGCCCCTCGCCGACCGTGCCGCCCTCTTCACCGCGCTCCGCCAGGACGCCCTCTCCGCGGCCGCCGATGCGCTCGGCGAGCACCGGTGGGACGCCGACCTCGCGGCGGGAACGCTGACCTTCACCGCGAACGACGACCCGACCCGGCAGCTCGTGACCCGCGCGCACCTCATCGCCACGATCGCCCCCGGCCCCCGCTCGCTGCTGTGGGCGTGGGCGCACCCCCAGGGCGACCCCCAGGGTGTCGCGGCGCAGCTCCGCGCGTACGGCGAGCAGCACGGGATCGCCGAGCTCACCGCCCCCGAGGTCCCGTTCCCGGCCGATGCCTCGGGCGACGCGGAGTGGATCGCCCGCGCGGCGCACACGATCGGCGGCGTGGCGGTGGAGCTCACCGGGCGCTCCCCCTACTACTCGGCCCCCGTCGACGGCGGCACCCGCGCGGTGTTCCTGCTCGACGCCCCGCTCGCCCCGCTCACGGTCGCCGACACGGTGGTGGCCCTGCCCCGCACCCTCGCGCAGACGCCCCTCCCCGACGCCCGCACGGCGGTCTGGGACCTCGCGCGTCTCGCCGGCTGGACCCTCACCTGGACGGACGAGTCCTTCTCCGGCGCCACGGTGACGGATGCCTCGGGCACCGCGACGATCCGCTTCGACGAGCAGGCCCGGATCAGCGGCGTGGAGAGCTCGCTGCACGGCCAGGGCTGA
- the glyA gene encoding serine hydroxymethyltransferase produces MTDRYFNAPLSEVDPEIAEVLDRELKRQQTFLEMIASENFVPVSVLQSQGSVLTNKYAEGYPGRRYYGGCEEVDVAEELAISRAKSLFGAEFANVQPHSGASANAAVLHAIARPGDTLLGLSLDQGGHLTHGMKINFSGRLYDIVAYGVDAETSTIDMDEVRRLAIEHKPKVIIAGWSAYPRTMDFAAFRAIADEVGAILWVDMAHFAGLVAAGLHPNPVPHAHVVSSTVHKTIGGPRSGFILTNDADLAKKINTAVFPGQQGGPLMHVIAAKATAFKLAGTPEFKERQERVLRGAKLIAERLSQQDVKDAGIAVRSGGTDVHLVLVDLRDAEIDGKQAEDLLHDIHITVNRNAVPNDPRPPMVTSGLRIGTPALATRGFGDAEFTEVADIIALALLPGADIEALRARVDALAAAFPLYPDLQQ; encoded by the coding sequence ATGACCGACCGTTACTTCAACGCCCCGCTGTCCGAGGTCGACCCGGAGATCGCCGAGGTCCTCGATCGCGAGCTGAAGCGTCAGCAGACCTTCCTCGAGATGATCGCCTCGGAGAACTTCGTCCCCGTCTCGGTCCTGCAGTCGCAGGGCTCGGTGCTCACCAACAAGTACGCCGAGGGCTACCCCGGCCGCCGCTACTACGGCGGCTGCGAGGAGGTCGACGTCGCGGAGGAGCTCGCCATCTCCCGCGCCAAGAGCCTGTTCGGCGCCGAGTTCGCGAACGTCCAGCCGCACTCCGGTGCGTCCGCGAACGCCGCGGTCCTGCACGCGATCGCCCGCCCCGGCGACACCCTGCTCGGCCTCTCGCTCGACCAGGGCGGCCACCTCACGCACGGCATGAAGATCAACTTCTCCGGCCGCCTGTACGACATCGTGGCCTACGGGGTCGACGCCGAGACCTCGACGATCGACATGGACGAGGTCCGCCGCCTCGCCATCGAGCACAAGCCCAAGGTCATCATCGCCGGGTGGTCCGCCTACCCGCGGACGATGGACTTCGCCGCGTTCCGTGCCATCGCCGACGAGGTGGGCGCGATCCTCTGGGTCGACATGGCGCACTTCGCCGGCCTCGTCGCCGCCGGCCTGCACCCCAACCCGGTGCCGCACGCGCACGTCGTGTCCTCCACCGTGCACAAGACCATCGGCGGCCCCCGCTCGGGCTTCATCCTCACCAACGACGCCGACCTCGCCAAGAAGATCAACACCGCGGTCTTCCCGGGGCAGCAGGGCGGTCCGCTGATGCACGTCATCGCCGCGAAGGCGACCGCCTTCAAGCTCGCCGGCACGCCGGAGTTCAAGGAGCGCCAGGAGCGCGTGCTGCGCGGGGCGAAGCTCATCGCCGAGCGCCTGTCGCAGCAGGACGTGAAGGACGCCGGCATCGCCGTGCGCTCGGGCGGCACGGACGTGCACCTGGTGCTCGTCGACCTCCGCGACGCCGAGATCGACGGCAAGCAGGCGGAGGACCTCCTGCACGACATCCACATCACCGTGAACCGCAACGCCGTGCCGAACGACCCGCGTCCGCCGATGGTGACCTCGGGCCTGCGGATCGGCACGCCCGCGCTCGCGACCCGCGGCTTCGGCGACGCCGAGTTCACCGAGGTGGCCGACATCATCGCCCTCGCGCTGCTCCCCGGTGCCGACATCGAGGCGCTCCGCGCCCGCGTGGACGCGCTCGCCGCGGCCTTCCCGCTCTACCCGGACCTGCAGCAGTGA
- a CDS encoding MFS transporter, with protein MHRLAAMQDRNFRWFFLARALTLVTGSMSAIALAFAVLEIDNDARSLSIVLAAFTISNIVFVLFGGVVADRLPRALIIQSCYVVDILSVGAMAALLFTGTATVPLLAVLSAINGASSAFVLPAMQGIIPQLTTPAHLQQANAMLSFVRSAVTIGGPVIAGVLVATAGPAWAMVVQAAGWLLAIPVLALVKLPPPAASGGTTMFHDLRVGWHEFWSRSWLWTIVLAFMIMNAIHVGAWGVVGPYIAKNDDRLGISGWGWVVSAEGAGVLVMTLLLMWFPLGRPLRYGMIGMAAFALPLTLLGVHPAAVLLAMAAFVAGAGAEVFATGWNLAMMENIPGEKLSRVASYDMLGSFVVMPIGTLVYGWLITHAEPATVLTTSAVLYAAIALITLLVPAVWRMGRPAAAVPERAGVADS; from the coding sequence GTGCACAGACTGGCGGCGATGCAGGACCGCAACTTCCGGTGGTTCTTCCTCGCGCGCGCCCTGACGCTCGTCACGGGCTCGATGTCGGCCATCGCCCTGGCGTTCGCGGTGCTCGAGATCGACAACGACGCCCGGTCGCTCTCGATCGTGCTGGCCGCCTTCACGATCAGCAACATCGTGTTCGTCCTGTTCGGGGGCGTCGTCGCCGACCGCCTCCCCCGCGCTCTCATCATCCAGTCCTGCTACGTCGTGGACATCCTGTCGGTCGGAGCGATGGCGGCTCTCCTGTTCACCGGCACGGCCACCGTCCCCCTCCTCGCCGTGCTCTCCGCGATCAACGGCGCCTCGTCCGCGTTCGTGCTCCCCGCGATGCAGGGCATCATCCCGCAGCTGACCACCCCCGCGCACCTCCAGCAGGCGAACGCGATGCTGTCGTTCGTCCGCTCGGCCGTCACGATCGGCGGACCGGTCATCGCCGGGGTCCTGGTGGCCACCGCGGGACCCGCGTGGGCCATGGTCGTGCAGGCGGCGGGGTGGCTGCTCGCGATCCCGGTCCTCGCGCTCGTGAAGCTCCCGCCGCCCGCGGCGTCCGGCGGCACCACGATGTTCCACGACCTCCGGGTGGGGTGGCACGAGTTCTGGAGCCGCTCCTGGCTGTGGACCATCGTGCTGGCCTTCATGATCATGAACGCGATCCACGTCGGCGCCTGGGGCGTCGTCGGCCCGTACATCGCGAAGAACGACGATCGCCTCGGCATCTCCGGCTGGGGGTGGGTCGTGAGCGCGGAGGGCGCAGGAGTCCTGGTGATGACCCTGCTGCTGATGTGGTTCCCGCTCGGCCGGCCCCTGCGCTACGGGATGATCGGGATGGCGGCGTTCGCCCTGCCGCTCACCCTCCTCGGCGTGCACCCGGCCGCGGTCCTGCTGGCGATGGCGGCGTTCGTCGCCGGAGCCGGGGCCGAGGTCTTCGCGACAGGCTGGAATCTCGCGATGATGGAGAACATCCCCGGGGAGAAGCTCTCGCGGGTCGCGAGCTACGACATGCTCGGCAGCTTCGTGGTGATGCCCATCGGCACGCTCGTGTACGGCTGGCTCATCACGCACGCGGAGCCGGCCACCGTGCTCACCACCTCCGCGGTCCTCTATGCGGCGATCGCCCTGATCACCCTGCTCGTCCCCGCGGTGTGGCGGATGGGGCGGCCCGCGGCGGCCGTCCCGGAGCGCGCGGGAGTGGCGGATTCATAG
- a CDS encoding fumarylacetoacetate hydrolase family protein, giving the protein MLPEETIAQIAAELAEADRTHGVIPRITARYPEATVEDSYAIQGVWRDSQVAAGRRLVGRKIGLTSKAMQQATGITEPDYGVMFDDTVYESGAEIPTDHFSNVRIEVELAFVLKEPLEGPDCTLEDALAAIDYAVPALEVLNSHIELEGRTIVDTISDNAAYGAMVLGTVRKRPDEIDLRWVPGVLSRNGEIEETGVAAGVLGHPATGVAWLANKFHQHGARLEAGEIILAGSFTRPMWVSRGDEVLCDYGPMGTITCRFV; this is encoded by the coding sequence ATGCTGCCTGAGGAGACCATCGCGCAGATCGCCGCGGAGCTCGCGGAGGCCGACCGCACGCACGGGGTGATCCCGCGCATCACCGCGCGGTACCCCGAGGCGACCGTGGAGGACTCCTACGCCATCCAGGGCGTGTGGCGGGACTCGCAGGTCGCGGCCGGTCGTCGGCTGGTCGGGCGCAAGATCGGCCTGACGTCGAAGGCCATGCAGCAGGCGACGGGGATCACCGAGCCCGACTACGGCGTGATGTTCGACGACACCGTGTACGAGTCGGGCGCGGAGATCCCCACGGATCACTTCTCCAACGTCCGCATCGAGGTCGAGCTGGCGTTCGTGCTCAAGGAACCGCTGGAGGGCCCCGACTGCACACTGGAGGACGCCCTCGCCGCGATCGACTACGCCGTGCCGGCCCTCGAGGTGCTGAACTCGCACATCGAGCTCGAGGGCCGCACGATCGTCGACACCATCAGCGACAACGCCGCGTACGGGGCGATGGTGCTGGGGACGGTGCGCAAGCGCCCGGACGAGATCGACCTGCGGTGGGTGCCCGGCGTGCTGTCCCGCAACGGGGAGATCGAGGAGACCGGTGTCGCCGCCGGCGTGCTCGGGCATCCGGCCACCGGGGTGGCGTGGCTCGCGAACAAGTTCCATCAGCACGGCGCGCGTCTGGAGGCGGGCGAGATCATCCTGGCAGGATCGTTCACACGCCCGATGTGGGTGTCGCGCGGCGACGAGGTGCTGTGCGACTACGGACCGATGGGGACCATCACATGCCGCTTCGTCTAG
- a CDS encoding N-acetylglucosamine-6-phosphate deacetylase, whose amino-acid sequence MKTLSSATGSLVIHSARLVDRGEIVEDGWVRIEDGVVASRGTGTDWEPATEVVDATAVAGAGALLTPGFVDIHGHGGAGAAYDDGVDAIRTGRDLHREHGTTRAVISLVTGTIDDLARSVALIATLTRTDPDVLGSHLEGPFLDPGHHGAHEPSLLRHPVPADVARLLDAGEGTVRQVTIAPELPGGIDAVRQIVAAGAAAAVGHTDADAAMAVAAFEAGASLLTHAFNAMPGIHHRAPGPVLAAAADHRVILEAIADDVHLDPHVVKLVFDAAPQRVALITDAMAAAGSADGKYDLGAVKVTVENGVARADDTGSIAGSTLTQDVALQRAVAAGVPLPEVVRALTDTPARAIGRDAHLGALRPGLLGDAVLLDAELRVARVWTGPALPA is encoded by the coding sequence TTGAAGACCCTCTCCTCCGCGACCGGTTCCCTCGTCATCCACTCCGCCCGCCTCGTCGATCGCGGGGAGATCGTCGAGGACGGCTGGGTGCGCATCGAGGACGGCGTCGTAGCGTCCCGCGGCACCGGAACGGACTGGGAGCCCGCGACGGAGGTCGTGGACGCGACCGCCGTGGCGGGCGCGGGCGCGCTGCTCACGCCGGGCTTCGTCGACATCCACGGTCACGGCGGAGCGGGTGCGGCGTACGACGACGGTGTGGACGCCATCCGGACCGGGCGGGATCTGCACCGCGAGCACGGCACCACCAGGGCCGTCATCTCGCTCGTCACGGGCACGATCGACGACCTCGCCCGCAGCGTCGCCCTGATCGCCACCCTGACCAGGACCGACCCGGACGTCCTCGGCTCGCACCTGGAGGGCCCGTTCCTCGACCCCGGGCACCACGGCGCCCATGAGCCCTCGCTGCTGCGGCACCCCGTCCCGGCCGACGTGGCCCGTCTGCTGGATGCCGGAGAAGGCACCGTCCGTCAGGTCACCATCGCGCCGGAGCTCCCCGGAGGGATCGACGCGGTCCGTCAGATCGTCGCGGCGGGTGCCGCGGCCGCGGTGGGGCACACCGACGCCGACGCCGCGATGGCCGTCGCCGCCTTCGAGGCCGGTGCCTCGCTGCTGACCCACGCGTTCAACGCGATGCCCGGCATCCACCACCGCGCGCCCGGACCGGTGCTGGCTGCGGCCGCCGACCACCGGGTGATCCTGGAGGCCATCGCCGACGACGTGCACCTCGACCCGCACGTCGTCAAGCTCGTGTTCGACGCGGCGCCGCAGCGCGTGGCGCTCATCACCGACGCCATGGCCGCGGCCGGGAGCGCCGACGGCAAGTACGACCTCGGTGCGGTCAAGGTCACCGTCGAGAACGGCGTGGCCCGCGCCGACGACACCGGCTCGATCGCCGGCTCCACCCTGACCCAGGACGTCGCGCTGCAGCGGGCGGTGGCGGCGGGCGTGCCGCTGCCGGAGGTCGTGCGGGCGCTCACGGACACCCCGGCCCGCGCGATCGGACGTGACGCCCACCTCGGCGCGCTGCGCCCCGGCCTGCTCGGCGATGCGGTGCTCCTGGACGCGGAGCTGCGCGTCGCGCGGGTCTGGACGGGACCGGCGCTGCCCGCCTAG
- a CDS encoding bifunctional methylenetetrahydrofolate dehydrogenase/methenyltetrahydrofolate cyclohydrolase, translated as MTAVVLDGKAAAAEIRAELTERVAALKEKGVTPGIATVLVGADPASQLYVGMKHRQSEAIGMNSIQRELPADATQADVEALIDELNADPACHGYIVQLPLPKHLDTDAILERIDPAKDADGLHPTNLGRLVLNVNAPIHTPLPCTPRGVIELLLRNDYDLKGKHVVVVGRGVTIGRSIGLLLTRRDLNATVTLTHTGTVDMPRYLREADVIVAAAGVKHLIRAEDVKPGAAVLDVGVTRETDPETGKNLVFGDVAPEVAEVAGYLSPNPGGVGPMTVALLMTNVVEAAERSV; from the coding sequence GTGACCGCGGTCGTCCTCGACGGCAAGGCGGCGGCGGCCGAGATCCGCGCCGAGCTGACGGAGCGGGTCGCCGCGCTGAAGGAGAAGGGCGTCACCCCCGGCATCGCCACGGTGCTGGTGGGAGCCGACCCCGCCTCGCAGCTCTACGTGGGCATGAAGCACCGGCAGTCCGAGGCGATCGGGATGAACTCGATCCAGCGCGAGCTGCCGGCTGACGCCACCCAGGCCGACGTCGAGGCGCTGATCGACGAGCTCAACGCCGATCCCGCCTGCCACGGGTACATCGTGCAGCTGCCGCTGCCGAAGCACCTCGACACCGACGCGATCCTGGAGCGGATCGATCCGGCGAAGGACGCGGACGGGCTGCACCCGACCAACCTCGGGCGCCTCGTCCTCAACGTCAACGCGCCGATCCACACGCCGCTGCCATGCACCCCGCGCGGGGTCATCGAGCTGCTGCTGCGCAACGACTACGACCTCAAAGGCAAGCACGTCGTGGTCGTCGGTCGCGGTGTCACGATCGGGCGTTCGATCGGGCTGCTGCTGACCCGTCGCGATCTCAACGCGACGGTCACGCTGACGCACACCGGCACTGTCGACATGCCGCGTTACCTGCGGGAGGCCGACGTGATCGTGGCGGCGGCGGGGGTCAAGCACCTCATCCGCGCCGAGGACGTCAAGCCCGGAGCCGCGGTGCTGGACGTGGGGGTCACCCGCGAGACCGATCCGGAGACCGGGAAGAACCTCGTGTTCGGCGACGTCGCTCCCGAGGTCGCCGAGGTCGCCGGGTACCTGTCGCCGAATCCGGGAGGGGTGGGGCCGATGACCGTCGCCCTGCTCATGACCAACGTCGTCGAGGCGGCCGAGCGGTCGGTCTGA
- a CDS encoding family 20 glycosylhydrolase codes for MVLPLDLPLVPAPVSAKAREGRLPLAATTRVLGSSPAAGQLIDAVERRTGLRLTAVDSGPAEIELFVDAASSAPEGYTLEVGDRAILIGADEAGLFYGVQTLLQLLREDDAGWALLRADIADAPRFARRGVMLDVARHFFGVDDVKRFIDSTSALKFNHLHLHLTDDQGWRVHIDSWPLLTERAAATAADGAPGGFYTKDDYREIVAYAAARHMIVIPEVDLPGHTHAIGVAYPELVEAPVLNDALVAQSEQLGQPLPVAGEPYLGWGVGHSSVRIHEEETYRFVRDVVRELAEMTPGPYIHIGGDESLGTPQADFDLFAERATAIVVEEGKTPVAWHEMGSAAGIARGTIGQYWGMTTPTGTHAEEAAHFVERGGALIMSAADATYLDMKYTAEFPLGLTWAAIIDVRRAYEWEPTAVLDVPDEAILGIEAPLWSETTRTLDEVEQLVFPRAAAQAEIAWSPREGVGRTWESFRARVGALAPLWKAEGVDFHPAPEIPWSAR; via the coding sequence ATGGTCCTACCTCTTGATCTGCCCCTCGTCCCCGCTCCGGTGTCCGCGAAGGCCAGGGAGGGACGTCTGCCGCTCGCCGCGACGACGCGCGTGCTCGGCTCCTCCCCCGCCGCCGGACAGCTGATCGACGCCGTCGAACGCCGCACCGGCCTCCGCCTCACCGCGGTGGACTCCGGCCCCGCCGAGATCGAGCTGTTCGTCGACGCGGCCTCGTCCGCACCGGAGGGCTACACGCTCGAGGTCGGCGACCGCGCCATCCTCATCGGCGCCGATGAGGCGGGGCTCTTCTACGGGGTCCAGACGCTGCTGCAGCTGCTCCGGGAGGACGACGCCGGCTGGGCGCTGCTCCGCGCCGACATCGCCGACGCCCCGCGCTTCGCCCGCCGCGGCGTGATGCTCGACGTGGCGCGGCACTTCTTCGGCGTCGACGACGTGAAGCGGTTCATCGACAGCACCAGCGCGCTGAAGTTCAACCACCTGCACCTGCACCTCACCGACGACCAGGGCTGGCGCGTGCACATCGACTCCTGGCCGCTGCTCACCGAGCGCGCCGCCGCCACCGCGGCCGACGGCGCCCCCGGCGGCTTCTACACCAAGGACGACTACCGCGAGATCGTGGCGTACGCGGCGGCGCGCCACATGATCGTGATCCCCGAGGTCGACCTCCCCGGCCACACCCACGCGATCGGCGTGGCCTATCCGGAGCTGGTCGAGGCCCCGGTGCTGAACGACGCGCTGGTCGCCCAGTCCGAGCAGCTCGGCCAGCCGCTCCCCGTGGCCGGAGAGCCCTACCTGGGCTGGGGCGTCGGGCACTCCAGCGTGCGCATCCACGAGGAGGAGACGTACCGGTTCGTCCGCGACGTCGTCCGCGAGCTCGCCGAGATGACCCCGGGGCCCTACATCCACATCGGAGGAGACGAGTCCCTCGGCACGCCCCAGGCCGACTTCGACCTCTTCGCGGAGCGCGCGACGGCGATCGTCGTCGAGGAGGGCAAGACCCCGGTCGCGTGGCACGAGATGGGGTCGGCGGCCGGCATCGCCCGCGGCACGATCGGGCAGTACTGGGGCATGACGACGCCGACGGGCACGCATGCCGAGGAGGCCGCGCACTTCGTCGAGCGCGGCGGAGCCCTCATCATGTCGGCGGCGGATGCGACCTATCTCGACATGAAGTACACGGCCGAGTTCCCGCTCGGACTCACCTGGGCCGCCATCATCGACGTCCGCCGCGCGTACGAGTGGGAGCCGACCGCCGTCCTCGACGTGCCGGACGAGGCGATCCTGGGGATCGAGGCGCCGCTGTGGTCCGAGACCACCCGCACGCTCGACGAGGTGGAGCAGCTCGTGTTCCCCCGTGCCGCCGCGCAGGCCGAGATCGCCTGGTCGCCGCGCGAGGGCGTGGGCCGCACGTGGGAGTCCTTCCGCGCCCGGGTCGGCGCCCTCGCGCCGCTGTGGAAGGCTGAGGGGGTCGATTTCCACCCCGCCCCCGAGATCCCCTGGAGCGCCCGTTGA